In Desulfovibrio sp. 86, the following proteins share a genomic window:
- the rplI gene encoding 50S ribosomal protein L9, translating into MKLILRADVENLGSLGDVVEVKPGYGRNFLLPQGLAMVASPANLKVFEQERKKLQARMDSLRGEAQEMQARLEALEVVITMHVGDNDKLYGSVTTTIIGDAIAALGVDVDRRRILMDAPIRTLGEHPVRIRLHPSVVAVVPVKVVSDHQSFEEEPAPAAPAEEAEASE; encoded by the coding sequence ATGAAACTGATACTTCGCGCCGACGTAGAAAACCTCGGCAGTCTTGGTGATGTGGTTGAAGTCAAGCCCGGTTATGGCCGCAACTTTCTGTTGCCCCAGGGCCTGGCCATGGTGGCCTCTCCGGCCAATCTGAAAGTTTTTGAGCAGGAGCGCAAAAAGCTCCAGGCCCGCATGGATTCCCTGCGTGGCGAAGCTCAGGAAATGCAGGCTCGTCTTGAAGCCCTTGAAGTGGTTATCACCATGCATGTGGGCGACAATGACAAGCTGTACGGTTCCGTCACCACCACCATCATCGGCGACGCCATCGCCGCCCTTGGTGTGGATGTTGACCGCCGTCGCATTCTTATGGACGCTCCTATCCGCACTCTGGGCGAACACCCGGTGCGCATCCGTCTGCACCCCAGCGTTGTCGCCGTGGTGCCGGTGAAGGTCGTGTCCGACCATCAGTCCTTTGAAGAAGAGCCCGCTCCTGCAGCTCCCGCTGAAGAAGCCGAGGCCTCCGAATAG
- the rpsR gene encoding 30S ribosomal protein S18 has protein sequence MAFKKKFAPRRKFCRFCADKDLPLNYKRPDILRDFITERGKIIARRITGTCAHHQRLLTREIKRARQMALLIYTATHDSGVKKKSNI, from the coding sequence ATGGCGTTCAAGAAAAAATTTGCCCCTCGTCGCAAGTTCTGCCGCTTCTGCGCAGACAAAGACCTGCCCCTGAACTACAAGCGTCCTGATATCCTGCGCGATTTCATCACCGAGCGCGGCAAGATCATCGCCCGTCGCATCACTGGCACCTGCGCGCACCACCAGCGCCTGTTGACCCGTGAAATCAAGCGTGCCCGTCAGATGGCCCTGCTCATCTACACCGCTACGCACGATTCCGGCGTCAAGAAAAAGAGCAACATCTAG
- the rpsF gene encoding 30S ribosomal protein S6 produces the protein MRKFETLLLLSPELSAENREGIVNTLTAVIEREKGAMEEVDNWGMRDLAYPVRKLMRGYYVRLVYQSPATLVAELERNIRMTDGIFKFVTVKLADEVAGEVA, from the coding sequence ATGCGGAAATTTGAAACCCTGCTGCTCCTTTCACCGGAGCTTTCCGCCGAAAACCGCGAGGGCATCGTAAACACCCTCACAGCGGTTATCGAGCGTGAAAAGGGCGCCATGGAAGAAGTGGACAACTGGGGCATGCGCGATCTCGCCTACCCGGTGCGCAAGCTGATGCGCGGTTACTATGTGCGTCTCGTGTACCAGAGCCCGGCTACCCTGGTGGCCGAACTGGAACGCAACATTCGCATGACTGACGGCATCTTTAAGTTTGTGACCGTCAAGCTGGCCGATGAAGTGGCCGGGGAGGTTGCATAA
- the tgt gene encoding tRNA guanosine(34) transglycosylase Tgt: MSDSIFTIEHRDGAARAGLLRTAHGVIPTPIFMPVGTVGSVKAIAPDDLAAIGAPVILGNTYHLYLRPGDDLVARRGGLHEFASWPGAILTDSGGFQVFSLSSLRKIREEGVEFRSHLDGSRHLFTPEKVLQIQRNLNSDIMMVLDECVPFGADYDYTEKSLALTTRWAKRARAAYPAGTAHNLLFGITQGGFHKDLRKRSVEELCGIDFDGFAIGGLSVGEPKAQMYDLLYHTAPLLPESKPRYLMGVGTPLDIANGINAGVDMFDCVLPTRNARNGTLYTSQGKINIRRKQFAEDDGPLDPNCNCYTCRTFSRAYLRHLYASQELLSFRLNSLHNLTYFLDLARNARQAIVQGRYTDFLAGIEALYPDEAARAAEGA, translated from the coding sequence ATGTCTGATTCCATCTTTACCATAGAACACAGGGACGGGGCCGCACGGGCAGGACTCCTGCGCACGGCTCACGGCGTCATCCCTACGCCCATCTTCATGCCCGTGGGCACAGTGGGTTCGGTCAAAGCCATTGCGCCCGACGATCTGGCGGCCATTGGCGCGCCTGTCATCCTGGGGAACACCTACCACCTGTACCTGCGGCCCGGCGACGATCTTGTGGCCCGGCGGGGCGGCCTGCACGAATTCGCCTCCTGGCCCGGCGCCATTCTTACAGACAGCGGCGGCTTTCAGGTTTTCAGCCTCAGCTCCCTGCGCAAAATCCGTGAAGAAGGGGTGGAGTTCCGCTCCCACCTTGACGGCTCACGCCACCTTTTCACGCCCGAAAAAGTGCTGCAAATCCAGCGCAATCTCAATTCGGACATCATGATGGTGCTGGATGAGTGCGTGCCCTTTGGCGCGGACTACGACTATACCGAAAAATCCCTGGCCCTTACCACGCGCTGGGCCAAGCGCGCCAGAGCGGCCTACCCTGCGGGCACGGCACACAATCTGCTGTTCGGCATCACACAGGGCGGCTTTCACAAAGACCTGCGCAAACGCTCGGTTGAAGAACTCTGCGGCATCGATTTTGACGGATTCGCCATCGGCGGCCTTTCCGTGGGCGAACCCAAGGCGCAGATGTACGACCTGCTCTACCACACCGCTCCCCTGCTGCCCGAATCCAAGCCCCGCTACCTCATGGGCGTCGGCACGCCCCTGGACATCGCCAACGGCATCAACGCCGGAGTGGACATGTTCGACTGCGTGCTGCCCACCCGCAATGCCCGCAACGGCACGCTCTACACCTCGCAGGGCAAGATCAACATCAGGCGCAAGCAGTTCGCCGAAGACGACGGCCCCCTGGACCCCAACTGCAACTGCTACACCTGCCGCACCTTTTCGCGCGCCTATCTGCGGCATTTGTACGCCAGCCAGGAATTGCTGTCCTTCCGGCTCAACTCCCTGCACAACCTGACCTATTTTCTCGACCTTGCCCGCAACGCGCGACAGGCCATTGTGCAAGGACGCTACACCGACTTTCTGGCGGGCATCGAGGCACTGTACCCCGACGAGGCGGCCAGAGCCGCCGAGGGCGCGTAA
- the ggt gene encoding gamma-glutamyltransferase, which yields MPSSHRYSFTSSTASNPLSLRGMVTSPHYLASQAGRDILRKGGTAVDAAIAAAAVLSVVYPHMCGLGGDNFWLIYDAATQNLRALNGSGRAAQAATPALYAERGHTAVPTRGPLAALTVPGAVSGWGAAFDHSKKIMASPLNWAELLAPAQEHASHGFAVSHSLGNGLALVSSGKPNYSLHQSEDFRSLYFTPEGHPPGFGAVMRQPQLAETLARLAANGPQEFYEGHTARAIISALHRQGGLLTHKDLVSHTADWTEPLRVDYRGYTACTPPPNCQGLATLEILNILNQMDVDILGEGTADYYHVMAEATREAFIDRQHYLTDPDFAHIPTQRLLSPEHGQQQAARIHMDKRADALPPLPPGGDTIWLGAVDAAGNAVSLIQSIYHEFGSGVVADNAGFVLQNRGCAFALDPKHVNCLLPGKRTLHTLTPAMLLRDGQPHLVYGSMGGDGQPQTIAAMTTRIVDFGMSPQDAINAPRWLLGRSWGEESNDLKLEGRIPESVAQELTRRGHVVRRMDDFAELMGHAGAILRRPNGVWQGAADPRGDGQAAAL from the coding sequence ATGCCATCCAGCCACAGGTATTCCTTCACGTCTTCCACGGCCAGCAACCCCCTGAGCCTGCGGGGCATGGTCACAAGCCCCCACTATCTGGCCTCGCAGGCGGGGCGCGACATCCTGCGCAAGGGCGGCACCGCCGTGGATGCGGCCATTGCCGCTGCTGCCGTGCTTTCCGTGGTCTACCCCCACATGTGCGGCCTTGGCGGCGACAACTTCTGGCTCATCTATGATGCGGCCACGCAGAACCTGCGCGCGCTCAACGGCAGCGGCCGGGCGGCACAGGCCGCCACCCCTGCCCTCTACGCGGAGCGCGGCCACACGGCAGTGCCCACGCGCGGCCCGCTGGCCGCGCTGACCGTTCCGGGCGCGGTGTCCGGCTGGGGCGCGGCTTTTGATCACAGCAAAAAAATCATGGCCTCGCCCCTGAACTGGGCCGAACTGCTGGCCCCGGCGCAGGAACACGCATCCCACGGCTTTGCCGTGTCCCATTCCCTGGGCAACGGTCTGGCTCTGGTGAGCAGCGGCAAGCCGAATTACAGCCTGCATCAGTCCGAGGACTTCCGCAGCCTGTACTTTACGCCCGAAGGGCACCCGCCGGGATTTGGCGCTGTCATGCGCCAGCCGCAACTGGCCGAAACCCTGGCCCGGCTGGCCGCCAACGGCCCCCAGGAATTCTATGAAGGCCACACGGCGCGGGCCATCATCAGCGCCCTGCATCGACAGGGCGGCCTGCTCACGCACAAGGACCTCGTCAGCCACACCGCTGACTGGACCGAACCCCTGCGGGTGGACTACAGGGGCTACACGGCCTGCACGCCGCCGCCCAACTGTCAGGGTTTGGCCACACTGGAGATTCTCAATATCCTCAACCAGATGGATGTGGATATTCTGGGCGAGGGCACTGCCGACTACTATCACGTCATGGCTGAAGCCACCCGCGAGGCCTTCATCGACCGCCAGCACTATCTGACGGACCCCGACTTTGCCCACATCCCCACGCAGCGGCTGCTTTCCCCTGAACACGGGCAACAGCAGGCGGCGCGCATCCATATGGACAAACGCGCCGACGCCCTGCCCCCCCTGCCCCCCGGCGGCGACACCATCTGGCTGGGCGCTGTGGACGCGGCAGGCAACGCGGTGTCGCTCATACAAAGCATCTATCATGAGTTCGGTTCGGGCGTGGTGGCGGACAACGCGGGCTTTGTGCTGCAAAACAGGGGCTGCGCCTTTGCCCTTGACCCCAAGCACGTCAACTGCCTGCTGCCGGGCAAACGCACCCTGCATACCCTGACGCCCGCCATGCTGCTCAGGGACGGGCAGCCCCACCTTGTGTACGGCAGCATGGGCGGCGACGGCCAGCCCCAGACCATCGCGGCCATGACCACGCGCATTGTGGATTTTGGCATGAGCCCGCAGGACGCAATCAACGCGCCGCGCTGGCTCCTGGGCCGAAGCTGGGGCGAAGAATCCAACGACCTCAAGCTTGAAGGCCGCATCCCTGAAAGCGTCGCGCAGGAACTGACCCGGCGCGGGCACGTGGTGCGGCGCATGGACGACTTCGCGGAACTGATGGGACACGCCGGGGCCATACTGCGGCGGCCCAACGGCGTCTGGCAGGGGGCCGCAGACCCGCGCGGCGACGGCCAGGCGGCGGCGCTTTAG
- a CDS encoding fused MFS/spermidine synthase, which translates to MLELTVFFSGALVMVLEMVGARVLAPYVGTSAIVWTSLIGVVLACLALGAWAGGRMADRHLSRRGLALALAGAGLGCALTALCHSLVGQWVTEGIGNLYVAAVAAAVGIFALPAFFFGAISPYAIRLRIGSVDTAGATVGRLYALSTAGSILGTFLGGFVLISFFGSASILWGVSVCMMALSLCNAARGGKIRAALLALCLIGAVMNGMYGSWQEGRGGVRLVESPYNSIRVYEGMDWGEGGRAVRLMATDPGYSQSGMYLDDPAELYFQYTRFYALGPRFVPQARSVLMLGGGGYSVPKWILAGKSALAAPDEVRMTVVEIDPAMTETARRWFGLKDDARLTVEHEDARAFLNRQQGQYDLVFVDVFNSHYAVPFQMGTVEAARALRRAVAPGGALLMNVISAVNGEDGRLFQGIYGALSAAFEEVQVYCVSRPDRPDEVQNLMVVAFPEKREGTARETARAEEAGANADTGMAAMLATRLTGPLVFDTPPLTDDFAPVERYALMLLRQ; encoded by the coding sequence ATGCTGGAACTGACGGTTTTTTTTAGCGGCGCACTGGTCATGGTGCTGGAAATGGTGGGCGCGCGCGTGCTGGCCCCCTATGTGGGCACCTCGGCCATTGTCTGGACAAGCCTTATAGGCGTGGTGCTGGCTTGTCTCGCTCTGGGAGCGTGGGCGGGCGGGCGTATGGCCGACAGGCATCTGTCGCGCCGTGGGCTGGCCCTGGCCCTGGCCGGAGCCGGCCTTGGCTGCGCGCTTACGGCTCTGTGTCATTCGCTGGTGGGCCAGTGGGTCACGGAGGGCATCGGCAATCTGTACGTGGCCGCCGTGGCCGCCGCTGTGGGCATTTTTGCCCTGCCCGCATTCTTTTTCGGGGCCATAAGCCCCTATGCCATCCGCCTGCGCATCGGCAGCGTGGACACTGCCGGGGCCACGGTGGGGCGGCTGTATGCCCTGTCTACGGCGGGGAGCATTCTTGGGACATTTCTGGGCGGCTTTGTGCTGATTTCCTTTTTCGGCAGCGCCAGCATCCTCTGGGGCGTATCCGTGTGCATGATGGCGCTTTCGCTGTGCAACGCGGCACGCGGCGGCAAGATTCGCGCTGCCCTGCTGGCCCTGTGCCTGATTGGGGCCGTCATGAACGGCATGTACGGAAGCTGGCAGGAAGGCAGGGGAGGGGTGCGGCTTGTGGAAAGCCCCTACAACAGCATCCGCGTCTATGAAGGCATGGACTGGGGCGAGGGCGGCCGCGCCGTCCGGCTCATGGCCACAGACCCCGGCTACAGCCAGTCGGGCATGTATCTGGACGACCCGGCGGAACTCTATTTTCAGTACACGCGTTTTTATGCCCTTGGCCCGCGCTTTGTGCCCCAGGCCCGTTCCGTGCTTATGCTCGGCGGGGGCGGTTATTCCGTGCCCAAGTGGATTCTGGCGGGCAAGTCGGCCTTGGCCGCGCCCGACGAGGTGCGCATGACCGTGGTGGAGATTGACCCGGCCATGACGGAAACCGCCCGCCGCTGGTTCGGCCTCAAGGACGACGCGCGTCTTACGGTGGAACACGAGGACGCCAGGGCCTTTCTGAACCGGCAGCAGGGGCAGTATGATCTGGTTTTTGTGGACGTGTTCAACTCGCACTACGCGGTTCCCTTCCAGATGGGCACGGTGGAAGCCGCGCGGGCCTTGCGGCGGGCCGTTGCGCCAGGGGGCGCGCTGCTCATGAACGTCATCTCCGCTGTGAACGGCGAGGACGGACGATTGTTTCAGGGCATCTACGGGGCTTTGTCCGCAGCTTTTGAAGAGGTGCAGGTGTATTGCGTGTCCCGTCCCGACAGGCCGGATGAGGTGCAAAACCTTATGGTTGTGGCTTTTCCTGAAAAAAGGGAGGGCACGGCCAGGGAAACGGCACGGGCAGAAGAGGCAGGCGCAAACGCCGACACGGGCATGGCCGCCATGCTGGCGACCCGTCTCACGGGCCCGCTGGTTTTTGACACGCCGCCTCTTACGGACGACTTTGCCCCTGTGGAGCGCTATGCGCTTATGCTGCTACGGCAGTAA
- the tadA gene encoding tRNA adenosine(34) deaminase TadA → MPPAPPGHSWESLMGRALERARLAAAAGEIPVGAVIAAPDGTVLAEAGNAPVGLHDPTAHAEILALRQAGRGLGNYRLGGCVLVVTLEPCAMCAAACIHARLAGVVYGAADSQAGAVISRAEYFDAQSANHSLWHMGGVRAAECAELLRDFFAARREE, encoded by the coding sequence GTGCCCCCCGCGCCGCCGGGGCATAGCTGGGAGAGCCTCATGGGGCGGGCACTTGAGCGCGCCCGACTGGCCGCCGCCGCAGGGGAGATACCCGTGGGCGCGGTTATCGCGGCCCCCGACGGCACGGTGCTGGCGGAAGCGGGCAACGCCCCTGTGGGTCTGCACGATCCCACGGCGCATGCCGAAATCCTGGCCCTGCGGCAGGCCGGACGCGGTTTGGGCAATTACCGGCTTGGCGGCTGTGTGCTGGTGGTCACCCTTGAGCCCTGCGCCATGTGCGCCGCTGCCTGCATCCATGCCCGCCTTGCCGGAGTGGTTTATGGGGCGGCGGATTCGCAGGCCGGGGCCGTCATCTCGCGTGCCGAGTATTTTGACGCGCAGAGCGCCAATCACAGCCTCTGGCATATGGGCGGCGTGCGCGCGGCTGAATGCGCGGAACTGCTGCGCGATTTTTTTGCCGCCAGGCGCGAAGAATAG
- a CDS encoding TIGR00730 family Rossman fold protein, protein MPELQQNIVDDLASVTTESWRTFRIMAEMVEALDILNALKVNCISIFGSARSTPDTQEYQDAEKISRLLVEAGFGIITGGGPGVMEAANKGAFDAGGESIGLHIHLPHEQGCNPYVKTRCNFRYFFIRKFMFVKYAMAYVVMPGGMGTIDELSEAFVLAQTGRTRAFPIVLYDSSFWSGMVEWLRKNMAARGFIKETEIDRLITVCDTPEEVASHLRKIVIL, encoded by the coding sequence ATGCCTGAACTGCAACAAAATATTGTGGACGATCTTGCCTCCGTCACCACCGAATCCTGGCGTACCTTCCGCATCATGGCCGAAATGGTGGAAGCTCTGGATATCCTCAACGCCCTCAAGGTCAATTGCATATCCATCTTCGGTTCGGCCCGCAGCACGCCGGACACGCAGGAATATCAGGATGCCGAAAAAATTTCGCGTCTGCTGGTCGAAGCCGGTTTCGGCATCATCACCGGCGGCGGCCCCGGCGTGATGGAAGCGGCCAACAAGGGCGCTTTTGACGCGGGCGGCGAGTCCATCGGGCTGCACATTCACCTGCCGCATGAGCAGGGCTGCAATCCGTATGTGAAAACCCGCTGTAACTTCCGCTATTTTTTCATACGCAAATTCATGTTCGTCAAATACGCCATGGCCTACGTGGTCATGCCCGGCGGCATGGGCACCATTGACGAACTTTCCGAAGCCTTTGTGCTGGCACAGACCGGGCGTACGCGCGCCTTCCCCATCGTGCTGTATGATTCCAGCTTCTGGAGCGGCATGGTGGAATGGCTGCGCAAGAACATGGCCGCGCGCGGGTTTATCAAGGAAACGGAAATTGACCGGCTCATCACCGTGTGCGACACGCCTGAAGAAGTGGCCAGTCATCTACGCAAAATCGTTATTCTTTAG
- a CDS encoding MBL fold metallo-hydrolase, with translation MKVQLLGAAQTVTGSCYMIEACGKRFCVDCGMHQGNKAIEARNRETEVYHPTDIDFILITHAHIDHSGLLPRLVREGYANPVYCTKATSELLDLMLQDSAHIQEMEALWEAKKYMRRGLKNPPAALYTVADAQKAVTFFSAVDYHKTFEPAPGITVTYYDAGHILGSGSLRIEAAENGKTTSLIFSGDIGRPQSLIVRNPENPPQADYVFMESTYGDRDHKDEDLSDQELADAIAYSYAKGEKVIIPAFAVERTQEVLYCLHVLNKKGLLPADMPVYVDSPLAIRATEVFERNRELFDDAAQKMLNNGDNPFSLPNLRYTLSVAESQAINDYKGPAIIISASGMCNAGRIRHHLRHNIWKPGASIVFVGYQAVGTPGRKIVEKAKKITLFGEDMDVAARIFTINGFSGHAGQSQLLGWLAPLVHNCAQVILTHGESKAQEVLAGLIRERFAVTPHIASYLEEMTLDGCQVAETITHETMAHPKVDWNFLTDEVERKWGMFKGKLADVEARPWVEQTDLQEALEKMDYALTRLISRM, from the coding sequence ATGAAGGTTCAACTTCTGGGCGCGGCACAAACCGTGACCGGTTCCTGCTACATGATTGAGGCGTGCGGCAAGCGATTCTGCGTCGATTGCGGCATGCACCAGGGCAACAAGGCCATTGAGGCGCGCAACCGGGAAACTGAAGTCTACCATCCCACAGACATTGACTTCATCCTCATCACCCACGCCCATATCGACCATTCCGGTCTGCTGCCCCGGCTGGTGCGCGAAGGCTATGCAAACCCCGTATACTGCACCAAGGCCACAAGCGAACTGCTTGACCTCATGCTGCAGGACAGCGCCCATATCCAGGAAATGGAAGCCCTGTGGGAAGCCAAAAAATACATGCGTCGCGGGCTGAAAAATCCCCCCGCTGCTCTGTACACCGTGGCGGACGCACAAAAAGCCGTCACCTTCTTTTCTGCGGTGGATTACCACAAGACCTTTGAACCCGCCCCAGGCATCACGGTCACCTATTACGACGCCGGGCACATCCTCGGTTCCGGCTCCCTGCGCATCGAAGCCGCCGAAAACGGCAAGACCACCAGCCTCATCTTTTCGGGCGACATCGGCCGCCCGCAGTCTCTTATCGTGCGCAACCCCGAAAACCCGCCCCAGGCCGACTATGTGTTTATGGAGTCCACCTACGGCGACCGTGACCACAAGGATGAAGACCTCAGCGATCAGGAACTGGCCGACGCCATCGCCTACAGCTACGCCAAGGGCGAAAAAGTCATCATTCCCGCCTTTGCCGTGGAACGCACCCAGGAGGTGCTGTACTGCCTGCATGTGCTCAACAAAAAGGGCCTGTTGCCCGCGGACATGCCCGTGTATGTGGACAGCCCCCTGGCCATACGCGCCACCGAGGTCTTTGAGCGCAACCGCGAGCTTTTTGACGACGCCGCGCAAAAGATGCTCAATAACGGCGACAATCCCTTCTCCCTGCCCAACCTGCGCTACACCCTGTCTGTGGCGGAATCGCAGGCCATCAACGACTACAAGGGCCCGGCCATCATCATTTCGGCCAGCGGCATGTGCAACGCGGGCCGTATACGCCACCACCTGCGCCACAATATCTGGAAGCCCGGTGCAAGCATCGTCTTTGTGGGCTATCAGGCCGTAGGCACACCGGGCCGCAAAATTGTTGAAAAAGCCAAAAAAATTACCCTGTTCGGTGAAGATATGGACGTAGCCGCCCGTATTTTCACCATCAACGGTTTTTCGGGCCATGCCGGGCAAAGCCAGCTTCTTGGATGGCTGGCCCCCCTGGTGCACAACTGCGCGCAGGTGATTCTCACCCACGGTGAGTCCAAGGCCCAGGAAGTCCTGGCCGGACTCATACGCGAGCGCTTTGCCGTCACGCCCCACATAGCCTCCTACCTTGAGGAAATGACCCTGGACGGCTGTCAGGTTGCCGAAACCATCACGCACGAGACCATGGCCCACCCCAAGGTGGACTGGAATTTCCTCACCGACGAGGTGGAACGCAAGTGGGGCATGTTCAAGGGCAAGCTGGCCGATGTGGAAGCCCGCCCCTGGGTGGAACAGACCGATTTGCAGGAAGCTCTGGAAAAAATGGACTACGCCCTCACGCGCCTTATCTCGCGCATGTAG
- the rsmD gene encoding 16S rRNA (guanine(966)-N(2))-methyltransferase RsmD has product MRIISGRLGGRTLKTVEGEGYRPAMSKTREALFSMLAARGLVWSTARVLDLFAGSGSLAFEAISRGAPHALLVENSVQAMRCLQANVEALGVQAETGLVKDDVLKVLKRPPQQPYNLVFMDPPYRKKLAEPALRLLAAHRWLTPGAFVTAEIEKEASFAVPSGFTLETDRLLGQTRVCIWIAS; this is encoded by the coding sequence ATGCGCATCATATCAGGCCGCCTGGGCGGCCGGACGCTTAAAACTGTGGAAGGCGAGGGCTACCGCCCCGCCATGAGCAAAACCCGCGAGGCCCTCTTTTCCATGCTCGCCGCCCGTGGACTTGTCTGGTCCACGGCGCGGGTGCTGGATCTTTTCGCGGGCAGCGGCAGCCTTGCCTTTGAGGCCATCAGCCGTGGCGCGCCCCATGCCCTGCTGGTTGAAAACTCCGTGCAGGCCATGCGCTGCCTTCAGGCCAATGTGGAAGCGCTGGGCGTGCAGGCCGAAACGGGCCTCGTGAAAGACGACGTGCTCAAGGTGCTCAAGCGCCCGCCGCAACAACCCTATAACCTGGTTTTTATGGATCCGCCCTACCGCAAAAAGCTGGCCGAACCGGCCCTGCGGCTGCTGGCGGCCCACAGATGGCTTACCCCCGGAGCCTTTGTCACTGCGGAAATTGAAAAAGAGGCAAGCTTTGCCGTGCCCTCCGGTTTCACCCTGGAAACTGACAGACTGCTGGGCCAGACCCGCGTCTGCATCTGGATAGCGTCATGA
- the coaD gene encoding pantetheine-phosphate adenylyltransferase has product MKIAMYPGTFDPVTNGHLSLIRRGCEVFDQLIVAVADNTPKRPLFSHEERVAMLREALKDEPKVIVEPFSGLTVEYAAQRGACVLLRGLRAVSDFEYEFQLALMNRRLQRHIQTVFLMTDYQWLFISSTIVKAAASHGADIKGLVPENVRLALMEKYEKGEVAQATPCLAPPHSGFRTS; this is encoded by the coding sequence ATGAAAATAGCCATGTATCCCGGTACGTTCGACCCGGTGACCAACGGGCATCTCAGCCTCATTCGCCGCGGCTGCGAGGTTTTTGACCAGCTCATCGTGGCTGTAGCCGACAATACGCCCAAGCGCCCCCTGTTCAGCCACGAGGAGCGTGTGGCCATGCTCCGCGAGGCCCTCAAGGACGAGCCCAAGGTCATTGTGGAACCCTTTTCCGGCCTGACAGTGGAATATGCCGCCCAGCGCGGGGCCTGCGTTCTGCTGCGCGGGCTGCGCGCCGTCTCGGACTTTGAATACGAATTCCAGCTGGCCCTCATGAACCGCCGCCTGCAGCGCCATATCCAGACGGTCTTTCTCATGACCGACTACCAGTGGCTGTTCATCAGCTCCACCATCGTCAAGGCGGCGGCCAGCCACGGAGCGGACATCAAGGGTCTTGTGCCCGAAAACGTGCGGCTGGCGCTTATGGAAAAATACGAAAAAGGCGAGGTCGCCCAGGCCACCCCCTGTCTTGCCCCGCCCCACAGCGGCTTTCGCACCTCGTAA
- the miaA gene encoding tRNA (adenosine(37)-N6)-dimethylallyltransferase MiaA, whose amino-acid sequence MRNTHTNSGAAQAAPLPVICLAGPTGSGKTAAALAMADALDGEVINADSRQVYADFPCITAQPTTEERAHCPHHLYGFLPTAQKISAGRWADQATALVRDILGRGKTPLLVGGTGLYFHTLLHGTAQIPPVDPALTQTLTDRMEAQGAARMHAELAQVDPEYAARIHPNDRQRIVRALEVRQATGKPFTWWHKNAMSPPPCSGPLLVLDAPLAWLEPRLARRLDMMLDAGALDEARAALEHCDDDGAPGWSGIGCAEALAFLRGRLNFEECRSLWLRNTRAYAKRQLTWFRARKQALWLPPEDVDGVVAAARRQWGGVGR is encoded by the coding sequence ATGCGGAACACGCATACCAACAGCGGGGCGGCACAGGCTGCCCCGCTGCCTGTCATCTGCCTTGCGGGGCCCACAGGCTCCGGCAAGACGGCCGCCGCCCTGGCCATGGCCGACGCCCTTGACGGCGAGGTCATCAATGCGGACTCCCGGCAGGTCTATGCGGATTTTCCCTGCATAACCGCGCAGCCCACCACCGAAGAACGCGCCCACTGCCCGCACCACCTCTACGGTTTTTTGCCCACAGCGCAAAAAATCAGCGCAGGCCGCTGGGCCGACCAGGCCACGGCCCTTGTCCGCGACATCCTCGGCAGGGGCAAGACGCCCCTCCTGGTGGGCGGCACAGGGTTGTACTTCCACACCCTGCTGCACGGCACGGCGCAGATCCCTCCTGTGGACCCGGCCCTGACCCAGACCCTCACCGACCGCATGGAAGCCCAGGGCGCGGCGCGTATGCACGCCGAACTGGCCCAGGTGGACCCGGAATACGCCGCCCGCATCCACCCCAATGACCGCCAGCGCATCGTGCGCGCCCTTGAAGTGCGGCAGGCCACGGGCAAACCCTTCACCTGGTGGCACAAAAACGCCATGAGCCCCCCGCCCTGCTCCGGGCCGCTGCTGGTGCTGGATGCCCCCCTCGCTTGGCTGGAACCTCGCCTGGCCCGCCGCCTGGACATGATGCTTGACGCTGGGGCCTTGGACGAGGCCCGCGCTGCCCTTGAACACTGCGACGACGACGGCGCGCCCGGCTGGTCCGGCATCGGCTGCGCCGAGGCCCTGGCCTTTCTGCGCGGCCGCCTGAACTTTGAAGAATGCCGCTCGCTCTGGCTGCGTAACACGCGCGCCTACGCCAAGCGGCAGCTCACCTGGTTTCGCGCCCGCAAGCAGGCCCTCTGGCTGCCCCCGGAAGATGTGGACGGCGTGGTCGCAGCCGCGCGCAGGCAATGGGGTGGGGTAGGAAGATAG